Proteins co-encoded in one Acanthopagrus latus isolate v.2019 chromosome 10, fAcaLat1.1, whole genome shotgun sequence genomic window:
- the eif4e2rs1 gene encoding eukaryotic translation initiation factor 4E family member 2 related sequence 1, producing the protein MNQLERPKDEEDQEESDCHYDNSDRTNNNNNNNRRKTVCPGAGEHPLQYNYTFWYSRRTPSRPASSQSYEQNIRQIGTVASVEQFWRFYSHLVRPGDLSGHSDFHLFKEGIKPMWEDESNRSGGKWIIRLRKGLASRFWENIILAMLGEQFMVGEEICGAVVSIRFQEDILSIWNRTSNDQMTTSRIRDTLRRVLNLPTNTIMEYKTHNDSLRDNSSFRNTKISL; encoded by the exons TCCAAAAGATGAGGAGGACCAGGAAGAGTCAGACTGTCACTATGACAACAGTGACaggaccaacaacaacaacaacaacaaccgaCGGAAG acaGTGTGTCCAGGTGCAGGTGAACACCCTCTCCAGTACAACTACACCTTCTGGTACAGCAGAAGAACTCCGAGTCGTCCGGCGAGTTCTCAGAGTTACgaacaaaacatcagacagaTCGGCACTGTTGCCTCG GTGGAGCAGTTTTGGAGGTTTTACAGTCACCTGGTCAGACCAGGTGATCTGAGTGGACACAGTGACTTCCACCTGTTCAAGGAGGGAATCAAACCCATGTGGGAG GACGAGTCAAACCGCAGTGGGGGGAAGTGGATCATTCGTCTCCGTAAAGGTCTCGCCAGTCGCTTCTGGGAGAACATCATCCTGGCCATGTTGGGAGAGCAGTTCATGGTGGGAGAGGAGATCTGTGGAGCTGTCGTCTCCATTCGCTTCCAG GAGGACATCTTGTCAATCTGGAACAGAACGTCCAATGACCAAATGACGACGTCGAGGATCAGAGATACTTTAAGACGAGTTCTGAACCTTCCAACCAACACCATCATGGAGTACAAGACCCACAACGACAGCCTCAG GGACAACTCGAgcttcagaaacacaaagatttcTCTCTGA